One genomic window of Halovivax cerinus includes the following:
- a CDS encoding ABC1 kinase family protein, which yields MWRFLPLLWAYARDRHRFVLFGRSRRVEPAVRRERAERLLSILFALGPTFVKLGQLLSSRPDVLPPTYLDVLSALQDDVPPADWDDARRVIESELGPVDDRFDDFDRDPISGASLGQVYRARLDGRDVAVKVRRPGVESLVEADLHVVHWTVPILRRFVDESRAYSLETLAEEFDRTIRQEMDYEREARMLTEIAANFDDDPGTVHPDVVESHSGPTVLTMEYLAGTKITDVDALDERGVDRVELAERLQRAYMQMIIEDGVFHADPHPGNLSVDDEGRIIFYDFGMSGRVDPYIQEKIVDFYVAIAAGDTDAVLDALIEIGTLSPEADRAVMADVLELAIQDARGEDVEQRRVQGIVEQIEGSIYEFPFRLPRNLALVLRVATVVEGVCVTLDPDFDFITTATAFLTERGYREETARAFVEETGEHLRESASSAVRVLPKTERALDRLERGDLSVRAGIEDPDDLLDQLAKRVVYGQVLAAGIVAAGVGIALETPIVTGAAGLLVAGAAVTLRRSFRTREGISARPQFTRQRLRRREREEE from the coding sequence GTGTGGCGATTCCTGCCGCTCCTCTGGGCGTACGCGCGCGACCGCCACCGGTTCGTCCTGTTCGGCCGCTCTCGCCGGGTCGAACCCGCCGTTCGGCGCGAGCGAGCCGAGCGGCTGCTGTCGATCCTGTTCGCGCTCGGACCCACGTTCGTCAAGCTCGGACAGTTGCTCTCGAGTCGGCCGGACGTCCTCCCGCCGACGTACCTCGACGTCCTCTCGGCGTTACAGGACGACGTCCCGCCCGCAGACTGGGACGACGCGCGGCGCGTGATCGAGTCGGAGCTCGGCCCCGTCGACGATCGGTTCGACGACTTCGACCGCGACCCGATCAGCGGGGCGAGCCTGGGCCAGGTCTACCGAGCACGCCTCGACGGACGGGACGTCGCGGTGAAGGTTCGCAGACCCGGCGTGGAGTCGCTCGTCGAGGCCGACCTGCACGTCGTCCACTGGACGGTTCCGATCCTGCGTCGCTTCGTCGACGAGTCGCGGGCCTACTCGCTCGAGACGCTCGCCGAAGAGTTCGACCGGACGATCAGACAGGAGATGGACTACGAACGCGAGGCGCGGATGTTGACGGAGATCGCCGCGAACTTCGACGACGACCCGGGAACCGTCCATCCGGACGTCGTCGAGAGTCACTCCGGGCCGACCGTCCTCACGATGGAGTACCTGGCGGGCACGAAGATCACCGACGTCGACGCACTGGACGAACGAGGCGTCGATCGCGTCGAGCTCGCAGAGCGGCTCCAGCGCGCGTACATGCAGATGATCATCGAAGACGGGGTGTTCCACGCCGATCCGCACCCCGGCAACCTCTCGGTCGACGACGAGGGCCGCATCATCTTCTACGACTTCGGCATGTCCGGCCGCGTCGACCCGTACATACAGGAGAAGATCGTCGACTTCTACGTCGCGATCGCCGCCGGTGACACCGACGCCGTCCTCGACGCCCTGATCGAGATCGGGACACTGAGCCCCGAAGCCGATCGGGCGGTGATGGCGGACGTGCTCGAACTCGCGATCCAGGACGCCCGGGGCGAGGACGTCGAACAGCGCCGTGTACAGGGGATCGTCGAACAGATCGAAGGCTCGATCTACGAGTTCCCGTTTCGACTCCCGCGCAACCTCGCGCTCGTCCTCCGCGTGGCAACCGTCGTCGAGGGCGTCTGCGTCACGCTCGACCCCGACTTCGACTTCATCACCACGGCGACGGCGTTTCTCACCGAGCGCGGCTATCGGGAAGAGACCGCCCGTGCGTTCGTCGAGGAGACGGGAGAGCACCTCCGCGAGTCTGCTTCGTCCGCCGTTCGCGTGCTCCCGAAGACAGAGCGCGCGCTCGATCGGCTCGAACGCGGCGACCTCTCCGTCAGGGCCGGCATCGAGGATCCGGACGACCTCCTGGACCAACTGGCGAAGCGGGTCGTCTACGGGCAGGTGCTCGCTGCCGGCATCGTCGCTGCCGGGGTCGGGATCGCGCTCGAAACCCCGATCGTCACCGGTGCCGCCGGCCTGCTCGTCGCAGGGGCCGCGGTCACCCTCCGCCGGTCCTTTCGCACCCGCGAGGGTATCAGCGCCCGCCCGCAGTTTACGCGCCAGCGACTCAGACGGCGCGAGCGAGAGGAGGAGTGA
- a CDS encoding aminotransferase class I/II-fold pyridoxal phosphate-dependent enzyme, giving the protein MQIAPFGLERWFDEYEHDADVMLAESGIRSLSADRFDTDPGELGYVIPTDGDPEFRAEVAARYDRSADEICFTCGTQEANFLAFLGLLDEGSPGGGTHAVVVTPTYQALHAVPDAVGSVTRVELEPPTWELDVDAVAEAISDETAVVVLNNPNNPTGRYHPQSVVDAVAEIAADHDAYLLCDEVYRLLADDPLEPVAARYDHGISTTSLTKAYGLAGTRFGWLVGPDPVVEAAVRWKDYTTISPSIFGQHVAKQALGEQEDDILETNRDLASEHRDIVRTFLDEHGLEWYDPVGVNGFVTVPDGFEDGRDFCRAVVEDEGVVLAPGEYFGHPDYVRIGFGLPTAELEDGLERVARVIG; this is encoded by the coding sequence ATGCAGATCGCGCCCTTCGGCCTCGAACGCTGGTTCGACGAGTACGAACACGATGCGGACGTGATGCTCGCCGAGAGCGGAATTCGCAGCCTCTCGGCCGATCGGTTCGACACCGATCCGGGCGAGCTCGGCTACGTGATTCCGACCGACGGCGATCCCGAATTCCGGGCCGAGGTCGCCGCCCGATACGACCGGTCTGCAGACGAGATCTGTTTCACCTGCGGGACGCAAGAGGCGAACTTCCTCGCATTCCTGGGGCTGCTGGACGAGGGGAGCCCGGGCGGCGGAACCCACGCCGTCGTCGTCACGCCGACCTACCAGGCCCTCCACGCGGTCCCGGACGCGGTCGGATCGGTCACCCGGGTCGAACTCGAGCCGCCGACGTGGGAACTCGACGTCGACGCGGTCGCCGAGGCGATCTCCGACGAGACCGCCGTCGTCGTACTCAACAACCCGAACAACCCGACCGGGCGGTATCACCCGCAGTCGGTCGTCGACGCCGTCGCCGAGATCGCGGCCGACCACGACGCCTACCTGCTGTGCGACGAGGTCTACCGCCTCCTGGCCGACGACCCGCTGGAACCCGTCGCGGCGCGGTACGACCACGGCATCTCGACGACGAGTCTGACGAAGGCATACGGCCTCGCAGGCACGCGCTTTGGCTGGCTCGTCGGCCCGGATCCCGTCGTCGAGGCGGCCGTCCGGTGGAAGGACTACACGACCATCTCGCCGAGCATCTTCGGCCAGCACGTCGCGAAGCAGGCTCTCGGTGAGCAGGAGGACGACATCCTGGAGACGAACCGCGATCTCGCGAGCGAACACCGGGATATCGTCCGGACGTTCCTCGACGAACACGGCCTGGAGTGGTACGACCCGGTCGGCGTCAACGGGTTCGTGACCGTCCCCGACGGCTTCGAGGACGGGAGAGACTTCTGCAGGGCCGTCGTGGAGGACGAGGGCGTCGTCCTCGCCCCCGGCGAGTACTTCGGTCATCCGGACTACGTCCGGATCGGGTTCGGGTTACCGACCGCCGAACTCGAGGACGGACTGGAGCGCGTCGCCCGCGTGATCGGGTGA
- a CDS encoding Hsp20/alpha crystallin family protein, translated as MAGIRDAVRKLPSDVYYDLLEDDEAYLLVVDLPGVSAATLDVAVDGDVLRVDAAREPIHPDDYQYVEENRPARREFTIALPDDADDERVDTEIDRGVLTVTIGTVDATEIDVVDEGAP; from the coding sequence ATGGCTGGGATTCGCGACGCCGTGCGGAAACTCCCGAGCGACGTCTATTACGATCTACTCGAGGACGACGAGGCGTACCTGCTCGTCGTCGACCTCCCGGGGGTCTCCGCGGCCACGCTCGACGTCGCCGTCGACGGCGACGTCCTCCGGGTCGACGCCGCGCGCGAACCGATCCACCCGGACGACTACCAGTACGTCGAGGAGAACCGTCCGGCTCGCCGCGAGTTCACCATCGCGCTCCCCGACGACGCCGACGACGAGCGCGTCGACACCGAGATCGACCGCGGCGTCCTCACGGTGACGATCGGGACGGTCGACGCGACGGAGATAGACGTCGTCGACGAGGGGGCACCCTGA
- a CDS encoding E3 ubiquitin ligase family protein, translated as MEEPRSVIASSGSDPVTTVDAVTSPGTIVVVGVLVAGIVGLGTVAAVAVGYAVRELRLAHRILRSGTESVLETPDGGYVELRGTVDAVDTPLEAPFSGAACVACEYAVEEERSTQNGTHWATIESGSRVVSFRLDDGTGSVLVDPAGCDLRLDRDDRIRVDGGTVPPPRIQAYIDQTESVDDENETLDLRVIELRTGANRRYIEKRLDVGATAHVLGTARYDTTAATGAGHVNAVVGVADAARAPGRWRRLRHRLFGLPFVLSDRSERRLALTAGAIGLGIVGGLLGAIGVAGIVFGPI; from the coding sequence ATGGAAGAGCCACGCTCGGTCATCGCGTCCAGCGGCTCCGATCCGGTCACGACTGTCGACGCAGTCACTTCTCCAGGTACGATCGTGGTCGTCGGGGTTCTCGTCGCGGGCATCGTCGGTCTCGGCACGGTCGCTGCCGTCGCCGTCGGGTACGCCGTCAGAGAGCTCCGACTGGCCCACCGTATCCTCCGGTCGGGCACGGAATCGGTCCTCGAGACGCCCGACGGGGGCTACGTCGAGTTGCGGGGAACGGTCGACGCCGTCGACACGCCACTCGAGGCACCGTTTTCCGGCGCCGCCTGCGTCGCCTGCGAGTACGCCGTCGAGGAGGAACGGTCGACCCAGAATGGGACCCACTGGGCGACCATCGAGTCCGGGAGCCGCGTCGTCTCCTTCCGGCTCGACGACGGAACGGGAAGCGTCCTCGTCGACCCGGCCGGCTGCGATCTGCGGCTCGACCGCGACGACCGCATCCGCGTCGACGGCGGGACGGTGCCGCCACCACGCATCCAGGCGTACATCGACCAGACCGAGAGCGTCGACGACGAGAACGAGACGCTCGACCTGCGAGTAATCGAACTCAGGACGGGCGCGAACCGTCGGTACATCGAGAAGCGCCTCGACGTCGGCGCGACGGCGCACGTCCTCGGTACGGCGCGCTACGACACGACCGCCGCGACCGGGGCCGGACACGTCAACGCCGTCGTCGGGGTTGCGGACGCCGCCAGGGCACCCGGCCGGTGGCGCCGGCTCCGCCATCGGCTGTTCGGCCTCCCGTTCGTGCTCTCCGACCGGAGCGAACGCCGACTCGCGCTCACCGCCGGCGCCATCGGGCTCGGGATTGTGGGCGGACTCCTGGGCGCCATCGGCGTGGCAGGGATCGTGTTCGGGCCGATCTGA